In one Winogradskyella sp. MH6 genomic region, the following are encoded:
- a CDS encoding choice-of-anchor J domain-containing protein — protein sequence MKRIIYCLAIFGTIFVGCNPMEDIYDGLDTSADPIIGTDSYTLTSDDYDALGLGFGSFDSEQQAKDSIPQLLEEMYPFWGEGSQVLVGYELYIGSAEGVSDYTNADIYEFTNSDYATTGSDAFGFYPDVDATDEIPAILDTQIASPEEGQIVLAKYDQYTEEPEVGLADLVSYNFAGSLEGWTVAEEFGGDDVWTSQSGYVQGNSFFGGQVANTEWLVSPTIDLTGESDLKFQITQELDYAGDASLLKIFVSTDYSGDVLAATWDEIILANPATGDMASSEDYDFSAYDGQVINVAFRYESSDTDAARWRIESLKIKTLGATGDTNSKGEYFMYSGGAWEAVEGVYYLSSDDFDSMGEGSGQPGQYNNFGSSIPPDNYLPTFLELTFPYAQEEDELLVIYDYYSSSSGAQIRGNSYTYMNGVWSGHESVISTTLQFGFEDGVWVPDNTIRYTMGPDDYAAIVAALSSDYPEATTSMDNYGNMDRRSGNPAEWTNPMVLEAINIVLDALDPSAEEEQKYIVTIDIYNGSNGTEDFAVIKMGGEWVYQE from the coding sequence ATGAAAAGAATAATTTATTGCTTAGCAATTTTTGGAACAATCTTCGTAGGTTGTAATCCAATGGAAGACATCTACGATGGCTTAGATACGAGTGCTGATCCAATTATTGGTACTGATAGTTATACATTAACTAGTGATGATTACGATGCCTTAGGATTAGGTTTTGGAAGTTTTGATTCAGAACAACAAGCTAAGGATTCTATACCTCAATTGTTAGAGGAAATGTATCCATTTTGGGGTGAAGGATCTCAGGTATTAGTAGGTTATGAACTATACATAGGTTCTGCAGAAGGTGTTAGTGATTATACAAACGCTGACATATATGAGTTTACAAATTCTGATTATGCAACAACTGGAAGTGATGCTTTTGGATTCTATCCAGATGTAGATGCTACAGATGAAATACCAGCAATCTTAGATACTCAAATTGCAAGTCCAGAAGAAGGACAAATCGTTTTAGCAAAATACGATCAATACACTGAAGAGCCAGAAGTTGGTTTAGCGGATTTAGTATCTTACAACTTTGCAGGAAGTTTAGAAGGTTGGACTGTTGCTGAAGAATTTGGTGGAGATGATGTTTGGACTTCTCAATCGGGTTACGTTCAAGGTAATAGTTTCTTTGGTGGCCAAGTTGCAAATACAGAATGGTTGGTGTCTCCAACAATCGATTTAACAGGCGAAAGTGACCTTAAATTTCAAATTACTCAAGAGTTAGACTATGCTGGTGATGCATCTTTATTAAAGATATTTGTATCTACAGATTATTCAGGTGATGTTTTAGCTGCTACTTGGGACGAAATTATATTAGCAAATCCTGCTACAGGAGATATGGCATCTTCAGAAGATTACGATTTTTCTGCTTACGATGGTCAAGTTATCAATGTTGCTTTTAGATATGAATCTTCAGATACTGACGCTGCAAGATGGAGAATTGAAAGCTTAAAAATTAAGACATTAGGTGCTACAGGTGATACAAACTCAAAAGGTGAGTACTTTATGTATTCAGGAGGTGCTTGGGAAGCTGTTGAAGGAGTTTATTACTTGAGTTCAGATGATTTTGACTCTATGGGTGAAGGATCTGGTCAACCAGGACAATATAACAATTTCGGAAGTTCAATACCACCAGACAACTATTTACCAACATTCTTAGAGTTAACATTCCCTTATGCTCAAGAAGAGGATGAATTGTTAGTAATTTATGATTATTACTCAAGTTCAAGTGGAGCTCAAATAAGAGGTAATTCTTATACATATATGAATGGAGTATGGTCAGGTCATGAGAGTGTAATTTCTACAACGTTACAATTTGGATTCGAAGACGGTGTTTGGGTACCAGATAACACTATTAGATACACGATGGGTCCTGATGATTATGCGGCTATAGTTGCTGCATTAAGTTCTGATTATCCTGAAGCTACAACGAGTATGGATAATTATGGAAATATGGATAGAAGATCCGGGAATCCAGCAGAATGGACGAATCCTATGGTTCTTGAAGCTATAAATATTGTTTTAGATGCTTTAGATCCTTCAGCAGAAGAAGAGCAAAAATATATTGTTACTATAGATATCTATAATGGTAGTAATGGTACTGAAGATTTTGCTGTAATAAAGATGGGCGGTGAATGGGTTTACCAAGAGTAA
- the gldD gene encoding gliding motility lipoprotein GldD, giving the protein MKRIVLPIISLFMLGCGNDPLPKPKGYLRLEYPEAEYKKVASSLPFTFEENELLASTSKVKSSGETKGLNVKYPSLKATIYLSYKEVDNDNLDSLLRDAQNLTQKHTIKADEITYKPFENPKDKVYGMLYEVGGDAASQSQFYVTDSTKHFLSGSLYFYAKPNYDSIYPASEYLKKDIKRLMESIKWKEN; this is encoded by the coding sequence ATGAAACGTATCGTATTACCAATAATAAGTCTTTTTATGTTAGGTTGTGGCAACGACCCATTACCAAAACCTAAAGGTTATTTACGCTTAGAATATCCTGAGGCTGAATATAAAAAAGTGGCTTCATCACTACCTTTTACTTTCGAAGAAAATGAATTGCTAGCATCTACATCTAAAGTAAAATCTTCTGGTGAAACAAAAGGATTAAACGTAAAATACCCTTCCTTAAAGGCAACCATCTATCTAAGCTATAAAGAAGTAGATAATGATAATTTAGACAGTCTTCTGCGCGATGCACAAAACCTTACGCAAAAGCATACTATTAAAGCAGATGAGATAACTTACAAACCTTTTGAAAACCCTAAAGACAAAGTTTATGGTATGTTATATGAAGTAGGTGGTGATGCTGCTTCTCAATCTCAATTCTATGTTACAGATAGCACAAAGCACTTTTTGAGTGGTTCTTTGTATTTCTATGCAAAACCAAATTATGATTCTATTTATCCAGCTTCAGAATATCTTAAGAAAGATATTAAACGCTTAATGGAATCTATAAAGTGGAAAGAAAATTAA
- a CDS encoding TonB-dependent receptor — MKKFNQFLFAAVMMLFTTVAFAQATITGKVIEGESSSPLPGANVLVKGTTNGATTDFDGNFTITPDSSSGELVISYVGYISQTIAFNGDADLGTITLVSSEVGLDEILLVASVAVDRKTPVAVSTIKASEIALKLSTQEFPEILKATPGVYATRAGGGYGDGRINLRGFDSENVAVMINGVPVNDMENGRVYWSNWAGLGDVTSTMQVQRGLGASKVAVSSVGGTINIITKTTDAVKGGSIISSVANNGYLKYGMTYSTGLSDKGFAATVSASKIGGDGYVDGTEFSGYNYFVSLSQQINDAHRLSFTAFGAQQEHGQRYNRSTIAELQSTDSGPRRANKDWGYKNGEVYHQSFNFYHKPQMSINHLWNINDKSALSTALYASFGSGGGRRDEGTKIGSDEYRIGSSGLQPIDFDRIVEENRANGVNGSTDIISSSRNSHEWYGVLSTYKNRVNDNLTISGGFDGRYYVGSHWYQVDDLLGGQFFLDNETDTFAFGKPLKVGDKYNKDYDGVVVRYGLFGQAEYQVTDAFNIFVAADVSNSSYKQKEYMNNTITGSRSSDAVNFVGYGFKGGGNYNLDSKNNIFVNVGYFSRPPFLDSVFLDEDGIDANEDAVNEKVFSAELGYGFRSEKLSANVNIYYTNWLDKSYSGSIGTGDDIFFYNVLGIDALHQGIELDFRYKATDDLTITGMASLGDWKWKSNVSAIVRDQAGEQVGDPIEVYADGIKVGDAAQTTFALGADYQLAPKSNIYLDYNFAGDNYASYDVTNRSSSNTNDVWKLPDFGLFDLGMRHTFEMGSFEATLTGKINNVFNTEYVSDANDIDGTASTAQVYYGPGRTYSVGLRVNF, encoded by the coding sequence ATGAAAAAATTTAACCAATTTTTATTTGCGGCTGTAATGATGCTATTCACTACAGTGGCGTTTGCTCAAGCAACTATTACAGGTAAGGTAATAGAAGGCGAGTCAAGTTCACCATTACCTGGTGCTAACGTGTTAGTAAAGGGTACAACTAATGGTGCAACTACAGATTTTGATGGTAATTTTACCATTACTCCAGATTCTAGTTCAGGTGAGCTTGTAATCTCTTATGTGGGATATATTTCTCAAACTATTGCTTTTAATGGTGATGCCGATTTAGGTACTATTACTTTAGTATCTAGTGAAGTTGGTCTAGATGAAATATTGCTTGTAGCTTCTGTTGCAGTTGATAGAAAGACTCCTGTAGCGGTTTCTACAATTAAGGCTAGTGAGATTGCTTTAAAGTTAAGTACTCAAGAATTTCCAGAAATTTTAAAAGCTACACCAGGTGTTTATGCTACCAGAGCAGGTGGTGGTTATGGTGACGGTAGAATCAACTTAAGAGGTTTTGATTCTGAAAACGTTGCTGTAATGATTAATGGTGTTCCTGTAAATGATATGGAAAATGGTAGAGTATATTGGAGTAACTGGGCTGGTTTAGGAGATGTAACGTCAACTATGCAGGTTCAAAGAGGATTAGGAGCTTCTAAAGTGGCAGTGTCTTCAGTAGGTGGTACTATAAATATTATCACAAAAACTACCGATGCTGTAAAAGGTGGGAGTATTATATCTAGCGTAGCTAACAATGGTTATTTAAAATATGGAATGACTTATTCAACAGGTCTTTCAGACAAAGGATTTGCTGCTACAGTTAGTGCCTCAAAAATCGGAGGTGATGGTTATGTAGACGGAACTGAATTTTCAGGATATAACTATTTTGTTAGCTTATCTCAGCAAATAAATGATGCTCACAGATTATCTTTTACAGCCTTTGGTGCTCAACAAGAGCATGGTCAGCGTTATAACCGTTCTACAATAGCAGAGCTTCAAAGTACTGACTCAGGTCCAAGAAGAGCAAACAAAGATTGGGGATATAAAAACGGAGAGGTTTACCATCAATCATTCAACTTTTACCACAAGCCTCAAATGTCTATAAATCACTTATGGAATATAAATGATAAATCGGCTTTATCTACTGCATTGTATGCTTCTTTCGGTTCAGGTGGAGGTAGAAGAGATGAAGGTACTAAGATTGGTTCGGATGAATACAGAATAGGATCATCAGGTTTACAACCTATTGATTTCGATAGAATTGTTGAAGAGAACAGAGCTAATGGTGTAAATGGTTCAACAGATATCATATCTTCTTCTAGAAACTCTCACGAATGGTATGGAGTTTTATCTACATATAAGAATAGAGTTAATGATAACTTGACTATTTCTGGTGGTTTTGATGGTCGTTACTATGTTGGATCTCACTGGTACCAAGTTGATGATTTATTAGGAGGTCAATTCTTTTTAGATAATGAAACAGACACTTTTGCTTTCGGAAAACCATTAAAAGTTGGGGATAAGTATAATAAAGACTATGATGGTGTCGTAGTAAGATATGGACTTTTTGGTCAAGCGGAATATCAAGTTACTGATGCCTTCAATATTTTTGTAGCAGCTGATGTTTCTAACAGTAGTTACAAACAAAAAGAATATATGAACAATACTATAACTGGTAGTAGATCATCAGATGCTGTTAATTTTGTAGGATACGGTTTCAAAGGTGGTGGTAACTACAATTTAGATTCTAAAAACAATATATTTGTTAATGTAGGTTACTTCTCAAGACCTCCATTTTTAGATTCTGTATTTTTAGATGAAGATGGTATTGATGCTAACGAAGATGCAGTTAATGAGAAGGTATTTAGTGCTGAGTTAGGATATGGTTTCCGTAGTGAGAAATTAAGTGCTAATGTTAATATTTACTACACAAATTGGTTAGATAAATCTTATTCTGGATCAATAGGAACAGGTGATGATATCTTCTTTTACAATGTTTTAGGTATAGACGCATTACACCAAGGTATTGAATTGGATTTCAGATATAAAGCAACTGATGATTTAACAATTACAGGTATGGCTTCTTTAGGAGATTGGAAGTGGAAAAGTAATGTTTCTGCAATTGTTAGAGACCAGGCAGGTGAACAAGTAGGTGATCCTATAGAAGTTTATGCTGACGGAATTAAAGTGGGTGATGCAGCACAAACTACATTTGCATTAGGAGCAGATTACCAATTAGCTCCAAAATCTAATATTTATTTAGATTATAATTTTGCAGGTGATAACTATGCTTCTTATGATGTTACTAATAGAAGTAGTAGTAATACAAATGATGTTTGGAAACTTCCTGATTTTGGCTTATTTGATTTAGGTATGAGACATACATTCGAAATGGGATCATTTGAAGCTACTTTAACAGGTAAAATAAACAACGTGTTTAACACAGAATATGTTTCAGATGCTAACGATATAGATGGTACTGCTTCAACAGCACAAGTTTATTATGGTCCTGGAAGAACTTATAGTGTAGGTCTTAGAGTTAACTTTTAA
- a CDS encoding gliding motility-associated protein GldE, with amino-acid sequence MDPEPSVLLSNLLVTNTSFITSIILLLILLVCSALISGAEVALFSLTKSNIDKGIEENSSAMQIIASLLERPKKLLATILVANNFINIAIVLLFAFIGETLFKDIINPIIRFLLEVVSATFLILLFGEIIPKIYASRNSVKFASFMARPLKVLDVIFSPISLPMRYTTLKIQERFGKQRSNLSVDQLSQALELTNDEDTTQEEQKLLQGIVSFGNTDTKQVMRPRMDLFALNIDTPFETIIQEIVDNGYSRIPVYEESIDDVKGVLYVKDLLPHLNKKQFKWTTLLREPFFVPENKKLDDLMVEFQTKKVHLAVVVDEYGGTSGLVSLEDIIEEIVGDISDEYDDEDLVYTKLDDNNYSFEGKTPLKDVYKILDFEDNEAEDYESRKGEAETLAGFVLEISGGFPRVGSKINFKNYVFTIEALERKRIKQIKLTLLNTNK; translated from the coding sequence TTGGACCCAGAACCCTCGGTTTTACTTTCAAATTTATTAGTTACCAATACGTCTTTTATAACTAGTATCATTTTACTTCTTATACTATTAGTATGTTCTGCCCTTATTTCGGGTGCAGAAGTGGCACTGTTTTCATTAACCAAATCTAATATTGATAAAGGTATTGAGGAGAACTCCTCAGCAATGCAAATTATTGCATCATTACTAGAGCGACCAAAAAAGCTTTTAGCAACCATCCTTGTTGCTAATAACTTTATAAATATTGCTATTGTTTTGCTATTTGCATTTATAGGAGAAACACTTTTTAAGGACATTATAAACCCTATTATTAGATTTTTACTAGAAGTTGTTTCTGCTACTTTCCTCATTTTATTATTTGGCGAAATTATTCCGAAGATATACGCAAGTAGAAATAGCGTGAAATTTGCTTCTTTTATGGCAAGACCTTTAAAGGTTTTGGATGTCATATTTTCTCCAATAAGCCTTCCTATGCGTTACACTACACTTAAAATTCAGGAACGCTTTGGCAAGCAACGTTCTAATCTAAGTGTAGACCAGCTGTCTCAAGCATTAGAGCTCACTAACGATGAAGACACAACACAAGAAGAACAAAAGTTATTACAAGGTATTGTATCTTTTGGAAATACAGATACCAAACAAGTAATGCGCCCACGAATGGACTTGTTTGCACTTAATATTGATACACCTTTTGAAACCATTATACAAGAAATTGTAGATAACGGCTATTCTAGGATTCCTGTTTACGAAGAAAGTATAGATGATGTTAAAGGTGTTTTGTATGTTAAGGATCTTTTGCCTCATCTCAACAAGAAGCAATTTAAATGGACAACCTTACTTAGAGAACCGTTTTTTGTTCCTGAAAACAAAAAACTAGATGATCTAATGGTCGAGTTTCAAACAAAGAAAGTGCACTTAGCAGTAGTTGTAGATGAATACGGAGGCACTTCTGGTTTGGTGTCTTTAGAAGATATTATTGAAGAAATTGTAGGAGATATTAGTGATGAATATGATGATGAAGATTTGGTTTATACAAAACTAGACGACAATAACTATAGTTTTGAAGGTAAAACTCCTTTAAAGGACGTATATAAAATCCTTGATTTTGAAGATAATGAAGCTGAAGATTATGAAAGCAGAAAAGGTGAAGCCGAAACACTTGCTGGTTTTGTTTTAGAAATTTCTGGAGGTTTTCCTAGAGTTGGAAGTAAAATAAATTTCAAAAATTACGTTTTTACTATTGAAGCCTTGGAGCGTAAACGTATAAAACAAATTAAACTCACCTTGCTTAACACCAATAAATGA